A region of Zeugodacus cucurbitae isolate PBARC_wt_2022May chromosome 5, idZeuCucr1.2, whole genome shotgun sequence DNA encodes the following proteins:
- the LOC105208923 gene encoding uncharacterized protein LOC105208923 produces MNTKYVTFCRWLAVLVLLQTFMPPGAESKPMPGKKTKMALSAIAGLTAGHLIGRATANRPKKEKFDMSEHLPPNCRKEVSTKCDPQDSKKFITIEQIICDPLPNQQPQQQQIQFVQPSLVVPVQPVAPSIQQVQPAVVQQPPPAGFQQPAQPIGFVQPPQQAVQQPSAPAPQTVQVVQPLQQVQSQQPVQPVQSVQIPQTVQTNQAPQYIQTVQQPLQPVQVVQQPQPAQPAPGTSQVFVLSKKTGYFGKSSTDRILQTNLVLMMMMAFLLIWFQ; encoded by the exons ATGAATACGAAGTACGTGACCTTCTGTCGTTGGTTGGCcgttttggtgttgttgcagACCTTCATGCCTCCGGGAGCAGAGAGCAAACCCATGCCTGGCAAGAAAACCAAAATGG cTCTCAGCGCTATAGCTGGTTTGACTGCGGGCCATTTAATAGGACGCGCCACCGCTAATCGTCCAAAAAAAGAGAAGTTCGATATGAGCGAACATTTGCCACCGAATTGTCGAAAGGAGGTTAGCACTAAATGTGACCCGCAGGATTCCAAGAAATTCATTACAATTGAACAAATCATATGTGATCCCCTACCCAAtcagcaaccacaacaacaacaaatt caATTTGTCCAGCCGTCGTTGGTAGTACCCGTTCAACCGGTTGCGCCATCTATTCAGCAAGTTCAACCAGCTGTTGTTCAACAGCCGCCTCCAGCTGGCTTCCAACAACCCGCTCAGCCAATCGGATTTGTCCAACCTCCACAACAAGCTGTGCAGCAGCCATCAGCTCCAGCGCCCCAAACAGTTCAGGTAGTGCAACCACTACAACAAGTTCAATCACAACAGCCAGTTCAACCAGTCCAGTCCGTACAAATACCTCAAACTGTGCAAACAAACCAAGCGCCACAGTATATACAAACTGTTCAACAACCGTTGCAGCCGGTTCAAGTCGTTCAGCAGCCTCAACCAGCACAACCTGCTCCAGGCACTTCGCAAGTATTTGTTTTGTCGAAGAAAACAGGTTACTTTGGCAAGTCCTCCACCGACCGCATACTGCAAACCAATCTCGtcttgatgatgatgatggcttTTCTACTCATTTGGTTCCAGTAG
- the LOC105208924 gene encoding 40S ribosomal protein S14a yields MAPRKAKAQKEEVQVSLGPQVRDGEYVFGVAHIYASFNDTFVHVTDLSGRETIARVTGGMKVKADRDEASPYAAMLAAQDVAEKCKTLGITALHIKLRATGGNKTKTPGPGAQSALRALARSSMKIGRIEDVTPIPSDSTRRKGGRRGRRL; encoded by the exons atggcaCCCAGAAAGGCTAAAGCTCAAAAGGAAGAAGTCCAAGTGTCGTTGGGCCCACAAGTGCGCGATGGTGAATACGTTTTCGGTGTTGCACACATCTATGCTAGCTTCAACGATACCTTCGTTCATGTTACCGATTTGTCTGGCCGTGAAACCATTGCTCGCGTCACTGGTGGTATGAAAGTGAAGGCTGATCGTGATGAAGCTTCACCCTACGCCGCTATGTTGGCTGCTCAA gaTGTCGCTGAAAAGTGCAAAACTCTTGGCATCACTGCTCTGCACATCAAATTGCGTGCTACCGGTGGTAACAAGACCAAAACCCCAGGACCCGGTGCCCAATCAGCGCTCCGTGCGTTGGCTCGTTCTTCAATGAAAATTGGACGCATCGAAGATGTTACACCAATCCCATCAGATTCCACACGCAGGAAGGGTGGTCGTCGTGGTCGCCGTCTATAA